One window of Streptococcus suis genomic DNA carries:
- the pepT gene encoding peptidase T gives MKYPTLLDRFLVYVKENTRSDENSTTTPSTQNQVEFAQNILLPEMKRIGLQNVHYLPNGFAVGTLPANDPSLTRKIGFIAHMDTADFNAEGVNPQIIENYDGNPIALGTSGYELHPKDFPQLANYHGQTLITTDGTTLLGSDDKSGIAEIMTAIEFLVNNPDIKHCEIRVGFGPDEEIGVGADKFDVEDFDVDFAYTMDGGPLGELQYETFSAAAAKIDFLGRNVHPGSAKDQMINAFQLAIDFHNALPEADRPEKTEGYEGFFHLMNMEGSVDTASTTYIIRDFEEEDFQARKQLMLDIADKMNAKFDTPRVIVNLHDQYYNMKKIIEKDMTPINIAKEVMENLDIKPLIEPVRGGTDGSKISFMGIPTPNIFAGGENMHGRFEFVSLQTMEKAVDVILGIVAYK, from the coding sequence ATGAAATACCCGACACTCTTAGACCGCTTTTTAGTCTATGTCAAAGAAAATACCCGCTCAGATGAAAACTCGACCACCACACCTTCTACCCAAAACCAAGTTGAGTTCGCACAAAACATTCTCTTGCCTGAAATGAAACGGATTGGCTTGCAGAATGTCCACTACCTGCCGAACGGCTTTGCAGTGGGAACACTGCCTGCCAACGATCCTAGCCTGACCCGTAAAATCGGCTTTATTGCCCACATGGATACGGCGGATTTCAATGCTGAAGGGGTCAATCCTCAAATCATTGAAAATTATGACGGAAATCCGATTGCGCTTGGAACTTCTGGCTATGAACTCCATCCAAAAGATTTCCCACAACTGGCCAACTACCACGGTCAAACCCTGATTACGACAGATGGTACGACCTTGCTAGGCTCTGATGACAAGTCAGGAATTGCAGAAATCATGACGGCCATTGAATTTTTGGTTAACAATCCAGACATCAAGCACTGTGAAATCCGGGTCGGCTTTGGACCAGATGAAGAAATTGGTGTCGGTGCAGACAAGTTTGATGTGGAAGACTTTGATGTGGACTTTGCCTACACCATGGACGGTGGACCGCTTGGTGAACTTCAGTACGAAACTTTCTCAGCAGCTGCTGCCAAGATTGACTTCCTTGGACGCAATGTCCACCCAGGATCTGCCAAGGACCAGATGATCAACGCCTTCCAGCTAGCCATTGACTTCCACAATGCTCTTCCAGAAGCAGACCGCCCTGAGAAAACAGAAGGCTATGAAGGCTTCTTCCATTTGATGAACATGGAAGGCAGTGTCGATACTGCTTCTACCACCTATATCATCCGCGACTTCGAGGAAGAAGATTTTCAAGCCCGCAAACAGCTCATGCTGGACATTGCAGACAAAATGAATGCCAAGTTTGACACGCCACGCGTTATCGTCAACCTGCATGACCAGTACTACAACATGAAGAAAATCATCGAAAAAGACATGACCCCAATCAACATCGCAAAAGAGGTCATGGAAAATCTGGATATCAAGCCACTGATTGAGCCAGTTCGTGGAGGAACAGACGGCTCTAAGATTTCCTTCATGGGCATTCCAACGCCAAATATCTTCGCAGGTGGTGAAAACATGCACGGCCGCTTCGAGTTCGTTAGCCTGCAAACCATGGAAAAAGCTGTTGATGTGATTTTAGGTATTGTAGCTTACAAATAA
- a CDS encoding ribonuclease J, translating into MSSIKIMALGGVRENGKNLYIAEVNEHIFVLDAGAKYPENEQLGVDVVVPNFDYLEENKQRVAGVFLSHGHADAIGALPYLLEKVKVPVFGSHLTVELAKLIVKNNNSTKKFNDFHVIDADTEIDFGDAVVSFFQTTHSIPESLGVVIKTDQGNIVYTGDFKFDQAADKLYQTDFGRLAEIGNEGVLALLSDSANADSKVQVASMKEVANEIYNTISDWEGRIIVAAVASNITRIQQIFDAADRTGRRVVLTGHDVENIVRTAISLKKLKLVSERLLVKPKDMNKYEDHELIILETGRMGEPLNGLRKMSIGRHRYVEIKDGDLVYIVTTPSISKEAVVARVENMIYKAGGTVKSVAKNLHVSGHGNARDLQLMLNIMKPKYLFPIQGEYRQLNAHAKAALEIGMYPENIIIVKRGDVMAYEDGDFVHSGAVPAGDIMIDGNAMGDVGNVVLRDRKILSEDGIFIVALTVNRREKRIISKARVNTRGFVYVKKSKDILREASDLVNASVENYFTKDSFDWSELKATVRDDLAKFLFDQTKRRPAILPVIMEVK; encoded by the coding sequence ATGAGTAGCATAAAAATCATGGCGCTCGGTGGTGTACGTGAGAATGGAAAAAATCTCTACATCGCTGAAGTCAATGAGCATATTTTTGTATTGGACGCCGGAGCCAAATATCCTGAAAATGAACAGCTGGGTGTGGACGTGGTCGTGCCAAACTTTGATTATTTGGAAGAAAACAAACAGCGTGTGGCTGGCGTTTTCTTGTCCCACGGGCATGCGGATGCCATTGGTGCCCTGCCTTACCTGCTGGAAAAAGTGAAGGTACCGGTTTTCGGTTCACACTTAACGGTGGAATTGGCAAAATTGATTGTTAAAAACAATAATTCTACCAAAAAATTCAATGATTTCCATGTCATCGATGCAGATACGGAGATTGATTTTGGTGATGCGGTTGTATCCTTCTTCCAGACAACCCACTCCATTCCTGAGAGTTTGGGTGTGGTCATCAAGACTGACCAGGGCAATATCGTCTATACTGGTGATTTCAAGTTTGACCAGGCAGCTGATAAGCTCTACCAGACGGATTTTGGTCGCTTGGCTGAGATTGGTAACGAGGGTGTCTTGGCCCTACTTTCTGACTCTGCCAATGCGGATAGTAAGGTTCAGGTGGCCAGCATGAAAGAGGTGGCCAATGAAATTTACAATACCATTTCCGACTGGGAAGGTCGTATCATTGTAGCAGCAGTGGCCAGCAATATTACCCGTATCCAGCAAATTTTCGATGCAGCTGATAGGACAGGTCGTCGTGTCGTTCTGACTGGTCATGACGTGGAAAATATTGTCCGCACAGCTATTTCCCTGAAAAAATTGAAGTTGGTCAGCGAGCGTCTCTTGGTCAAGCCTAAGGACATGAACAAGTATGAGGACCATGAGCTGATTATTCTTGAAACTGGTCGTATGGGTGAGCCCCTCAATGGTTTACGCAAAATGTCAATCGGACGTCACCGCTATGTTGAGATCAAGGACGGCGATTTGGTCTATATCGTAACGACGCCAAGTATTTCTAAGGAAGCGGTTGTAGCCCGTGTGGAAAACATGATTTATAAGGCGGGGGGCACCGTCAAGTCTGTGGCCAAGAACCTGCATGTGTCTGGTCACGGCAATGCGCGTGATTTGCAGCTCATGCTCAATATCATGAAACCCAAGTATCTCTTCCCGATTCAAGGTGAGTATCGCCAACTCAACGCCCACGCCAAGGCTGCGCTGGAAATTGGCATGTATCCAGAAAATATTATCATCGTCAAACGTGGTGATGTTATGGCCTATGAGGATGGTGATTTTGTCCACAGTGGGGCCGTTCCAGCAGGGGATATTATGATTGATGGTAATGCCATGGGAGATGTGGGAAATGTGGTCCTCCGTGACCGTAAAATCCTATCAGAGGACGGTATTTTCATCGTGGCTCTGACGGTCAATCGCCGTGAGAAACGCATTATTTCTAAGGCGAGGGTCAATACCCGTGGCTTTGTCTATGTGAAGAAGAGCAAGGACATCCTGCGTGAGGCATCTGATTTGGTCAATGCCAGCGTGGAAAACTATTTCACCAAGGATAGCTTTGACTGGTCAGAACTGAAGGCAACTGTCCGCGATGACCTGGCAAAATTCCTCTTTGACCAAACCAAACGTCGCCCAGCTATTTTGCCGGTGATTATGGAAGTAAAATAA
- a CDS encoding IS30 family transposase has product MKNKHLTLSDRNDIQIGIEQLKPFSAIAAKLGKDPSTISKEVRRNRVVKENSVTSNCDSCPLLKKAPYVCNACPKKRINCGYQKQFYYAKRAQLDYEAKLSDSRTGVALNKEEFYRMDEIVSAAIQKGQHLNHIIASNELSASRASIYRYLEKGYLSTKPIDFPRVVKFRKRRTRNLQPIPKIAKEGRSYEDFQRFLTEKGISYWLEMDTVTGRIGGKVLLTFNLSFCNFIFARLLDNKTANEVAKHLYAIKNDLHQKEMDFCEIFPVILTDNGGEFARVDDIEMDVRGESKLFFCDPNRSDQKGRIEKNHTLIRDILPKGSSFDNLTQEDINLVCSHVNSIKRASFNGKSAYELFTFTYGEELATLLGISKIDPENVIQSPRLLDK; this is encoded by the coding sequence ATGAAAAACAAACACTTAACTCTCTCTGATCGCAACGATATTCAAATAGGAATTGAACAACTTAAGCCCTTCTCAGCTATAGCAGCTAAGTTAGGTAAAGATCCTTCTACAATCTCAAAAGAAGTTCGGAGAAATCGAGTGGTTAAAGAAAATTCTGTGACATCTAATTGTGATTCTTGCCCTCTACTCAAAAAGGCTCCCTACGTTTGTAATGCCTGTCCGAAAAAGAGAATCAATTGCGGATACCAGAAACAATTCTACTACGCAAAAAGAGCTCAGCTTGATTACGAAGCTAAGCTCTCAGACTCGAGAACAGGTGTTGCCCTAAACAAGGAAGAATTCTATCGTATGGACGAGATTGTCTCTGCAGCCATCCAAAAGGGACAACACCTCAACCATATCATCGCCTCAAACGAACTTTCGGCATCCAGAGCTTCTATCTACAGATACCTTGAAAAAGGCTATCTGTCCACAAAGCCCATTGATTTCCCCCGTGTCGTGAAATTCAGAAAGCGGAGAACCAGAAACCTACAACCCATTCCTAAAATTGCCAAAGAAGGACGGTCTTACGAGGACTTCCAACGCTTTCTCACAGAGAAAGGAATCAGCTATTGGCTGGAAATGGACACCGTTACTGGACGGATCGGCGGAAAGGTACTTCTCACCTTTAACCTCTCCTTCTGTAACTTTATCTTCGCTCGATTACTTGATAATAAAACAGCTAATGAGGTCGCTAAACATCTCTACGCTATCAAGAATGACCTACATCAGAAAGAGATGGACTTCTGCGAAATATTTCCTGTCATTCTGACTGATAATGGCGGTGAATTCGCCAGAGTGGACGACATCGAAATGGATGTGCGTGGAGAATCTAAGCTATTCTTCTGTGACCCCAATCGTTCTGACCAGAAAGGGAGAATTGAGAAGAATCACACACTTATCAGAGATATTCTTCCTAAAGGAAGTTCGTTTGACAACTTGACACAGGAGGACATCAACCTGGTTTGTTCGCATGTCAACAGCATCAAACGAGCTTCTTTCAACGGAAAATCCGCCTATGAACTCTTTACATTTACCTACGGTGAGGAATTGGCAACACTTTTGGGAATCTCTAAAATTGACCCTGAGAACGTCATTCAATCACCTCGATTATTGGATAAATAA
- a CDS encoding esterase family protein, with product MAIMKIEYHSEALDMSRQVNVIYPDRNRIPNPDDKDIPVLYLLHGMGGNQDSWLNRSTIERLVRYTNLIVVMVNTDKGWYTNTTYGMNYYDAIAIELPQVLKRFFPNMSDKREKNFIAGLSMGGYGAFKIALSTNRFSYAASLSGALAFDFDNEGTADLGNLAYWTGVFGDIHNAKNPNNLTEIAKQSDKKTKFYAWCGEEDFLFAGHEKAIADLKKMGLDIEASKGPGKHEWHYWNQQIEYVLQWLPIDFELEERLS from the coding sequence ATGGCTATTATGAAAATTGAATATCATTCGGAGGCCTTGGATATGTCACGGCAGGTTAATGTCATTTATCCAGACCGCAATCGTATACCTAATCCTGATGATAAGGATATCCCAGTCCTCTACCTCTTGCATGGGATGGGTGGCAATCAGGATTCCTGGCTCAATCGCTCGACCATAGAACGATTGGTACGCTATACCAATCTCATCGTTGTCATGGTTAATACGGACAAGGGCTGGTACACTAATACGACCTACGGCATGAATTATTACGATGCCATTGCCATTGAACTGCCGCAGGTTCTCAAGCGGTTCTTTCCAAATATGTCCGACAAGCGGGAGAAAAACTTCATTGCTGGTCTGTCCATGGGCGGATATGGTGCCTTCAAGATTGCCCTGTCTACCAACCGTTTTTCATACGCGGCCTCGCTTTCTGGTGCCCTGGCCTTTGATTTTGACAATGAAGGGACGGCTGATTTGGGAAATCTAGCCTACTGGACGGGTGTGTTCGGAGACATTCATAATGCTAAGAATCCAAATAATTTGACAGAGATTGCCAAGCAGTCAGATAAGAAAACCAAGTTTTACGCTTGGTGTGGAGAGGAAGATTTTCTTTTTGCAGGTCATGAGAAGGCTATTGCTGATTTGAAAAAGATGGGCTTGGACATCGAGGCTAGTAAGGGACCTGGTAAGCACGAGTGGCACTATTGGAACCAGCAAATTGAGTACGTCCTCCAATGGCTGCCGATTGACTTTGAGTTGGAGGAAAGACTATCCTAA
- a CDS encoding DUF5684 domain-containing protein, translating to MTEETFAQGILVGLWGASMIFSLIWYVLLAISNFILFKKAGYAGWKSLIPFYNLYIQQCITFGEDKGWFILFLLIPLAGPLYGIYLTYCYGKAFGLSDIQAIFYVLFTPLFNVYIAFNDGSRYQGPQTFFID from the coding sequence ATGACAGAAGAAACATTTGCACAAGGTATTTTAGTTGGGCTTTGGGGAGCCAGTATGATTTTTTCACTCATTTGGTATGTCCTCCTTGCCATTTCCAACTTCATCCTCTTTAAAAAAGCTGGCTATGCTGGTTGGAAATCCCTCATTCCTTTCTACAACCTTTATATCCAACAATGTATCACATTCGGCGAAGACAAGGGCTGGTTTATCCTATTCCTACTCATCCCACTTGCTGGACCACTTTATGGCATTTATTTGACTTACTGCTATGGTAAAGCATTTGGTTTGTCTGATATTCAAGCCATCTTCTATGTCTTGTTTACACCACTTTTCAATGTCTACATCGCCTTCAATGACGGAAGCCGTTACCAAGGTCCACAAACTTTCTTTATCGACTAA
- a CDS encoding glycosyltransferase family 2 protein: MAKLTVIMPVYNRETIVKEAIDSILCQSYQDFKFLIVDDGSEDKAADIIKFYRDPRIYLIKIYKNLGISTSKNLALSKIKTEFIARMDSYNIAHPDRFAIQIDYLEKHRDCMNSSLSSGQ, translated from the coding sequence ATGGCAAAGCTAACTGTAATTATGCCAGTCTATAATAGGGAGACTATTGTTAAGGAAGCAATAGATAGTATCCTCTGTCAAAGCTACCAAGATTTTAAGTTCCTTATTGTTGATGATGGCAGTGAGGATAAGGCTGCAGACATCATAAAGTTTTATCGGGACCCTAGGATATATTTGATAAAAATTTATAAAAATCTAGGTATTTCTACTAGTAAGAATCTAGCTTTGAGTAAGATTAAAACTGAATTTATTGCCCGTATGGATTCGTATAATATCGCTCACCCAGATCGTTTTGCAATTCAGATTGATTATTTGGAAAAACACAGGGATTGTATGAATAGCTCCCTGTCAAGTGGACAATGA
- a CDS encoding M57 family metalloprotease translates to MKLIKSVLGFFLRILTWLVSLIWNFIWSTVLITALALALLFVFQRENAYQTLDRVLQEAELIVKGQSPVKLQEGVDTIKHLATDTVNTGDHGRWESNRATVYIESQEPILRQAYVQAIANWNQTGAFTFELVDSPEAADIIATDVNDSTTQAAGEANSTTNLLTNFYTSVTVRLNRYYLLNPQYGYEFDRILHTAEHELGHALGLGHEDGRASVMESAGSYTGIQQEDVDAVIQLYANN, encoded by the coding sequence ATGAAACTAATAAAAAGTGTCCTTGGATTTTTCCTAAGAATTCTTACTTGGTTGGTCAGTTTGATTTGGAATTTTATCTGGTCGACTGTTTTAATCACAGCTCTGGCCCTGGCTTTGCTCTTTGTTTTTCAGAGGGAAAATGCCTACCAAACCTTGGATAGGGTTCTGCAGGAGGCGGAGCTGATTGTCAAAGGACAGTCTCCAGTCAAGCTACAAGAGGGTGTCGATACTATCAAGCATCTGGCTACGGATACTGTCAACACAGGCGACCATGGACGGTGGGAAAGCAATCGTGCTACGGTATATATTGAGAGCCAGGAGCCAATTTTACGCCAGGCCTACGTGCAGGCCATTGCCAATTGGAACCAGACAGGTGCCTTTACGTTTGAGTTGGTCGATAGCCCGGAGGCAGCAGATATTATTGCGACAGATGTCAATGATAGTACTACCCAGGCTGCTGGGGAGGCCAATTCGACGACCAATCTTCTGACCAATTTTTATACCAGTGTGACGGTGAGACTCAATCGTTACTATCTTTTAAATCCCCAATATGGTTATGAATTTGATCGAATCCTGCACACAGCTGAGCATGAGCTGGGGCATGCCCTTGGCTTAGGCCATGAAGATGGCAGAGCTTCTGTCATGGAGTCTGCAGGGTCCTATACAGGCATTCAGCAGGAAGATGTGGATGCGGTCATTCAGCTTTATGCAAACAACTAG
- a CDS encoding SEC10/PgrA surface exclusion domain-containing protein: protein MTKKIAKTAGFAAATTLAVLGQQAVEASEVVVPAEPVADQVLTTEATDATTTTDSTSSETASPVTEEEVIAAEDVYKAAEAEQVAQEEVVATATAEMDSTQAQLDQIDSEIAAIDSAQTIIENAPQIIEQTESKIASEEATIAPAETAIATAESLVATEATDLATAKAGEVAANQVVADAETALADVKADLAEVGLESAQTAVDNLKTTEAKQIQQVSSLENAVKVNETAVTNAEKALTSAQTTAKQDLDKEISQVNAKLSAKKTELANTPATTTTTTNTVKSVVGSNKITLPSSYINTAYPALKQIENAGYTGSTAFTSVANQNKSKIVVASQQGTYGIQWGGSGVNTYQSIAADKTRTIDPANLTKEVQNEIAQFTAEILNGVRTQLGLASVAVTSSAQDFAKRVASAYNSKGLSTLNHDFIAIGSAATASGLKSSDNRGYESLGDFGHATTVDQLKGLFYNSLVYMLFNDEGSNFGHTISLLQNSGNDTYYLGATSRVASSQFRSTKATQTQIYMIPSSNIVSSNFSQTPITGTTSTTVDNTNAINKLKEEIKTLETKLSNLKSTNLASAPIVVAANQTLRTAKNRLQTTKDNLATAKATLEQTQYQLTVAQKNLASLTAQNQQLLTKQGQAQTALAKALVAQKAEVAKVAQAQEDYDKAVEAETAAKDKLVKIHARIAGLKEKITETEKLVANATTLIADKERLETQKSILAGLLLKQKADLVEQYDILKDKTALTVEAKEEYLRLLNLYRLATGNNIFQLPDGTIVAVPAVAPTADALPEGELPILTTLVSPTNLGNTPTEGSNIPQDSGVAAAGGAGAAGANGSAGTVNLTSLSAGVAPAQGTSQSNSAKSESEKTLPKTSSVNSDIMAVVGMMSMGLTFGLAKKKRDEI from the coding sequence ATGACGAAGAAGATTGCAAAAACAGCAGGTTTTGCTGCTGCAACAACATTGGCCGTCCTAGGACAACAAGCAGTAGAAGCTAGTGAAGTAGTCGTGCCGGCAGAGCCAGTAGCTGATCAGGTATTAACTACAGAAGCAACAGATGCAACAACCACTACCGATTCTACAAGTAGTGAAACAGCTTCACCAGTAACAGAGGAAGAGGTTATCGCTGCTGAAGACGTTTATAAGGCAGCTGAAGCTGAGCAAGTAGCCCAAGAAGAAGTTGTGGCAACTGCAACTGCGGAAATGGACAGCACTCAGGCACAATTGGACCAGATTGATAGTGAGATTGCTGCAATTGACAGTGCTCAAACGATTATTGAGAATGCTCCTCAGATTATCGAGCAAACTGAATCAAAAATTGCTAGCGAGGAAGCAACGATTGCTCCTGCTGAAACAGCTATTGCAACCGCAGAATCACTTGTGGCGACTGAGGCAACTGATTTGGCAACAGCTAAAGCTGGCGAAGTAGCAGCTAATCAAGTAGTGGCAGATGCTGAAACAGCTCTTGCTGATGTTAAAGCAGACTTAGCTGAAGTTGGTCTTGAAAGTGCTCAAACAGCAGTAGACAATCTCAAAACAACTGAAGCAAAGCAGATTCAGCAAGTTTCAAGCCTTGAGAACGCTGTCAAAGTAAATGAAACTGCTGTTACAAATGCTGAAAAGGCGCTGACTTCAGCACAAACAACTGCTAAGCAAGACTTAGATAAAGAAATCAGTCAAGTCAATGCAAAATTGTCAGCTAAGAAGACGGAGTTGGCAAATACACCAGCAACAACTACGACGACAACAAATACGGTTAAATCTGTAGTTGGTAGCAATAAGATTACCTTGCCAAGCTCTTACATCAACACAGCCTACCCTGCTCTTAAACAAATTGAGAATGCTGGTTATACAGGCTCTACAGCTTTCACTAGTGTTGCAAATCAAAATAAATCAAAAATTGTAGTTGCCAGTCAACAAGGAACTTATGGTATTCAATGGGGCGGAAGCGGTGTGAACACCTACCAATCAATTGCAGCAGATAAAACTCGTACAATTGACCCTGCTAACCTTACCAAGGAAGTTCAAAATGAGATTGCACAGTTTACAGCAGAGATATTGAATGGGGTTCGTACACAACTGGGTTTAGCATCAGTTGCTGTGACAAGTTCAGCCCAAGATTTTGCTAAGCGTGTTGCAAGTGCTTACAATAGCAAAGGTTTAAGTACACTTAACCATGATTTCATAGCTATTGGTTCCGCAGCAACAGCAAGTGGTCTTAAATCTTCCGATAATCGTGGCTACGAGTCCTTGGGGGACTTTGGACATGCTACAACAGTCGATCAGTTAAAAGGGCTCTTCTACAACTCATTGGTTTATATGCTCTTTAACGATGAAGGTTCTAACTTCGGTCATACGATTTCGCTCCTGCAAAATTCAGGCAATGATACTTATTATCTTGGTGCCACATCTCGAGTAGCCTCAAGTCAATTCCGCAGTACCAAGGCTACGCAGACTCAAATTTACATGATTCCTTCGTCGAATATTGTAAGTTCAAACTTTAGTCAGACGCCAATTACAGGTACTACTAGCACAACAGTTGACAACACAAATGCGATTAACAAGCTCAAGGAAGAAATTAAAACTCTCGAGACAAAATTGTCTAACTTGAAAAGTACTAACTTGGCATCTGCACCTATTGTTGTTGCAGCAAATCAAACACTTCGTACGGCTAAAAATCGTTTGCAAACAACTAAGGATAACTTGGCAACAGCGAAGGCTACACTTGAACAGACTCAGTATCAGTTGACAGTTGCTCAGAAGAATTTAGCTTCGCTTACTGCACAGAACCAACAACTCCTAACGAAACAAGGACAAGCTCAAACAGCACTTGCTAAAGCGCTTGTGGCTCAAAAAGCAGAGGTGGCAAAAGTTGCTCAAGCTCAAGAAGACTATGACAAGGCAGTAGAAGCTGAAACGGCTGCCAAAGACAAATTAGTCAAAATTCATGCTAGAATTGCTGGCTTGAAAGAGAAAATTACTGAGACAGAGAAATTGGTTGCAAATGCAACAACCTTGATTGCAGATAAAGAGCGACTAGAGACACAGAAATCTATTTTGGCTGGTCTCTTGTTGAAGCAAAAAGCAGACTTGGTTGAACAATATGATATTCTTAAGGATAAAACTGCTCTGACTGTTGAAGCAAAAGAAGAGTATCTTCGCCTGCTCAACTTGTACCGCTTGGCAACTGGGAACAATATCTTCCAGCTTCCTGATGGAACAATTGTTGCTGTACCAGCGGTAGCTCCTACAGCTGACGCATTGCCAGAAGGTGAACTTCCTATTCTTACTACTCTAGTATCTCCTACAAATCTAGGAAACACACCAACGGAAGGCTCAAATATTCCTCAAGATTCAGGAGTTGCAGCTGCTGGTGGTGCCGGTGCTGCGGGTGCAAATGGTTCAGCTGGAACTGTTAACCTTACTTCTTTGAGTGCGGGTGTTGCTCCTGCTCAAGGCACAAGCCAATCAAATTCTGCTAAGTCAGAATCTGAAAAAACATTGCCAAAAACATCATCAGTAAATTCAGATATCATGGCAGTTGTTGGTATGATGTCAATGGGACTTACTTTTGGACTCGCAAAAAAGAAACGCGATGAAATCTAA
- a CDS encoding Cof-type HAD-IIB family hydrolase — protein MIKLIALDMDGTLLNEKKELTQPQIDTIHQAVAAGVTVVLCTGRPLVGVKPFVEQLGFDQEDEYIIVNNGCSTHLTKDWSLIDWEELTQTDLDYLDTFTNTDEVQLTLFDEDHFFVVAQKANETVVHDASLVGMTPISINLEEAKSGKHRFFEAMFVGEKEAIDAFENAHNPVLSQKYSTVRSQEYLLEILPNGASKASGLKKLADRLGILPEEIMAVGDANNDLEMIAFAGLGIAMGNANEQVKAIAQDITDSNENNGVAKAIEKHILNK, from the coding sequence ATGATTAAACTAATCGCCCTTGATATGGACGGAACCCTGCTTAATGAGAAGAAGGAATTGACCCAGCCACAGATTGATACCATCCACCAGGCCGTTGCTGCTGGTGTGACCGTCGTACTCTGCACAGGTCGTCCCCTGGTCGGTGTCAAGCCTTTTGTGGAACAGCTGGGCTTTGACCAAGAAGACGAGTACATCATCGTCAACAACGGTTGCTCGACCCATTTGACCAAGGATTGGAGTCTGATCGACTGGGAGGAGCTGACTCAGACAGACTTGGACTACCTTGACACATTTACAAATACTGATGAGGTTCAACTCACACTCTTCGACGAAGACCATTTCTTTGTCGTTGCACAAAAAGCAAATGAAACCGTTGTTCATGATGCCAGCCTGGTCGGGATGACACCTATTTCCATCAACCTAGAAGAAGCAAAATCTGGCAAACACCGCTTCTTTGAAGCCATGTTTGTCGGTGAAAAAGAGGCCATTGATGCTTTTGAAAATGCCCACAATCCTGTCCTCAGCCAGAAATATTCGACCGTTCGCAGTCAAGAATACCTGCTAGAAATCCTGCCAAACGGTGCCAGCAAGGCCTCTGGGCTGAAAAAATTGGCTGACCGTCTAGGAATATTGCCTGAGGAAATCATGGCTGTTGGCGATGCCAATAATGACTTGGAAATGATTGCCTTTGCAGGACTGGGCATTGCCATGGGAAATGCGAATGAGCAAGTCAAGGCCATTGCCCAAGATATCACCGACAGCAATGAAAACAACGGTGTGGCCAAGGCCATTGAAAAACATATTTTGAACAAATAA